The following proteins come from a genomic window of Pseudomonas sp. WJP1:
- a CDS encoding HD domain-containing protein, producing MSTTIAGIKIPDSALAKATTEYIRDIESDLLYHHSRRVFLFGALSGERKQLAYNPELLYVGAMFHDLGLVDGYRSANERFEVDGANAAAAFLKPYGFSDDDIEQVWLSIALHTTPGVPQHLRPTVALVTAGVEMDVLGMDYAAFSSVQREAVVHAHPRGEGFKECIICAFADGLRHRPQTTFGNVKTDVLMDQEPGFKPMNFVEVIRQSPWVA from the coding sequence TGGCCAAAGCCACCACCGAATACATCCGCGACATCGAATCCGACCTGCTTTACCACCACTCGCGCCGGGTGTTCCTGTTCGGTGCACTGAGCGGCGAACGCAAGCAACTGGCCTACAACCCGGAGCTTTTGTATGTCGGCGCGATGTTCCATGACCTGGGCCTGGTGGACGGTTATCGCAGCGCCAACGAGCGCTTCGAAGTCGATGGCGCCAACGCGGCGGCCGCATTTCTCAAGCCTTACGGGTTTAGCGATGACGACATCGAGCAGGTCTGGTTGTCGATCGCCCTGCACACCACGCCGGGCGTGCCGCAACACCTGCGGCCAACCGTGGCGCTGGTGACCGCCGGCGTCGAAATGGACGTGCTGGGCATGGACTACGCGGCGTTTTCCAGCGTGCAGCGTGAAGCGGTGGTGCATGCGCATCCACGGGGCGAAGGGTTCAAGGAGTGCATCATCTGCGCCTTTGCCGACGGCTTGCGCCATCGTCCGCAGACCACGTTCGGCAATGTGAAGACCGACGTGTTGATGGATCAGGAGCCGGGGTTCAAGCCGATGAATTTTGTCGAGGTCATCCGCCAATCCCCTTGGGTCGCCTAA